Within the Triplophysa dalaica isolate WHDGS20190420 chromosome 2, ASM1584641v1, whole genome shotgun sequence genome, the region GCCTTTGTGATGTTGCATAATAGAAGTTTTTCACTTCTTTAACATATCATTACATGTTGTCATTTTGAGACAACTGAGACTCAGATGTGATCAGTCACATTTTTCCAACAATAATCCAGTTTTAAAACAGCATATCATGTGTCAATTTGTGCTTCTTTTAAatttttgtgcatgtttttacTTCATTATGCAAAACGTTGACTCCATTCtccaccattgtgtttttaaaccatTAGACAATTCAGAGATGATTTAATATGTTGTGTGCTTTGCATGATGCATGTTATTATCTTGTGCTTGCGCTGTAGAGAATgctttatgtttacatttaaagatAGTGTAAAGAACACACGTCATTTGTTTGGTGTGTCGATTTAAGACGGATGCCAACGTTACTCAGTATTCCCACAGTGTTGCGTTAGCAATGTCCTGACCGCTGGCTTTCAGCACCCCAGCGTGATCTCCCTTAAGATACTTGCCATCCTTTGTCTTAATGGCCACTTTATTATAATCACAGAACTCAAAGTGAAAGAAGACGGGCGTGTTACTACTGCTAACCACAGAACCGTCTGCCTCCACCGTCCAATACTTCCCCACCGAGTCTGAgtagagaaataaaaaatcttaaaaactgCTTGACAATAATGaagtcattaaaacaaaatagatTGTTTGTCTCACCGACCTCTGAGGCTGTAAgcattgttgttgttctctAATTGAAAGACGTCATAGGATGAGCGGTTGGAATCGAGGGTCCCGGTTCCTTGTTTGCGACAGCCTATAAAGCCGTGTTCCCCGCGCAGGACGATCAATGGTCTGTTGATGAGCTTCAACACAAACTCCTCATGCTCACCTAAAAGGTGGTAAAATCACACATATTTACAATCGTTTTTCCTAATGTGGGTGTCAAGCTTACAAAAACAATCATAAAGGAATAATGTGTTCcatttgtaaatttattttaaattatgccAGATAACttcttttacagtatttttgacAGCAATAATTGTATAGAAAACGTACAGCCAGGATATTTTGCTAAATGCttcataaaagtaaatgtatatgGGAAGAACATGAAGTTGGTTTAAAGACTAACCTGCGGTGTCCACAGCGGCTGCCAGCTGTCCATTTTTCTTGGCTGCCAGGTATTTCCCATTACTGGCCTTCAATGCAACCTTTGACCCCTTCCACTCAAGGTCAAAGAAACAGTTGGATGCCCTGGTTAATAAAACGTGTACAGTCTGTTGAATTTAATcaatcaaaaatgtttatttttgcaaaataaactGTTTGATGCAACCTAAGAATTACTTGTGTTAGTTTATGTCCGTCAAATACACTTGGGCTGTTCCATTAACATGCCCTTGGCTTAGTTCTGCTTCATCTGggcttttaaaggaatagttcacccaaaaatgattattCTTGATGTTGATATTCTATCCATAACAGTAATCCATTCAGTCAGTCTTTTGAACcatctttacaaatgaatttACTAAGTTTGAACATGTGTAGACTTCgaaatatgattaaaatatCACAGCAACCCCATAACAAgtccaaaaacaacacacaaaccatATGGGCTACTTTTATGGTTTTGGAATTtgaaaaaaattcacattttgggGTGACCTGGTCGTTTTTGTTAACCTTACTTGGAAGAGGCGGTACACTGGATGGCTCCACTAGGGGTGAGGCTCCAATACTTTCCACTGCAAGAGCGAAAGGCACATCGCTTTGTCTGGCTATCCATCTCCATCTGAAACACCTCCTGGTCTGACTCCTCATCCTGGTTTGCTGATAAATCCACCCCTAAAACATTCAATCACAATGTGCTTTCAGCCTGCAGTCTATAACAGTATACATTTCAACTTTTTGGAGAAACTGGGAAACACAAATTGAGAAAATGGAATTTTagtcataaataaaatataatctacataaaatgaaagaatgaaagaaagaaagaatgtggGAGAAAGATGATGTAATCTCTTCTGCATTAGCAATAATCAGCCAAACCTCGTGGCCGTTTTATTCAAAGAGCATATACATGCAtatgcaattttatttaatttaggaAATGTGTCTATATTTCTATTCAAATTAATACGCTAGGCCTATATTTTGCAatgaataataaacattttcttaataatAATTCCGTACCCTGGCGCGTGGAAATGTTTCTCTCGTTGCTGGCCGTGAGCACAACCTGCCCGTGACTTTGCTCGAGGACAAAAAGCTCGTCTTTGCCGAGCCGCGCGCTCCTCCCGGACTTCATGGTCCCGGTGGGTCCCGTGGGCGCGATGTATTTTCCCGTGGCATCGCGGAAAGCGACCTTCCCCGCCCGAAACTCCAGCGTGAACCCGGTGCTGGTGTCCGGCTTGACCACCAGCGCGCCGCTGCACGCGAGAAAGCGATTGTCAGCGGTCTGCAGATGATACCGGTGATCCAGGTACACCAGCGTGAGGAGCGAATCCACGCCCCACGGCACGTCCCGGTCCACGGAGAGCTCGTTGCGCTCGGACAGGTGCGCGTACCGTTTCCGCGCGATGCTGTAAATGTTTACCTGCGGATGGACCGCCAGGTGCACGTTCCACTTCTCCGCGTGGGAGATGCTCTGCGCAAAGCACGAGATCCGGTCCTGGGTTCCACCCAGGTACCGCGAATGGGGCTCGGATTGCATTGACCACCGGCCGTCGTCGTGAGCGATGACGAGAAAGCGACAATCCGGGCCGGGTTTCTCGCTGTCCGCGGTCACGTTGCCATCCTTGTCGGTGGCGAGGTATCGACCCAGGTGGCTTTTGATGAACACGGCGTTGGAGTCTCCGTGATCCCCGGACTGTGCGAGGGTCCACACCTGCTTTTTCTTCATGGAGGTCGCAGACGCATTGATTTTAAAGCCGAATGTCTCCGCTGTGAGGTATTTGTTGTCGGCATTTATGAGGCCGAACCGAATCACCAAAATCTCGCCTAAACCTTCAGAAGACATGGCCATGCTGTTAGGGCGTTACGGTTCGGTGAAAATTGGTAACTAGCGGTTCAGAGTGGGTGTGACAATGATACAGGATGGCGCGTAAGAGAGGAtgctgagagacagagagattctgcagagtgagagagagaccgtGTGCGTTTCGTGTCAGAATGTGACAAGTAGGCTATAAatataaagttgtttttatcttaattgtatttcttttttttatttcatacttGTCGCAAAAAGTGACTTTACGCAGTAAAATGAACTGCAGACATGCACCGTTATACTCACGTCAGCATCTACTCTGTTGCTATGGGAAGAAAACACCTTATCTAGTCTACtcttatatttagattttttatccattttaaatatgaatcaaaTTGATAAATATTATAAGTATGTTAGTGTTAACAAAGGGAGATTTGTCTGTTGTAAAAACATGCAGTTATAAACCGTGACCTTAATGGTTAATTTAGTCgtatgaaattatttatttgaataaaatgaaacatcGCAGGTTGATCTTTATAGAAATTAAGAGCAATAGGCAACATGACAGGTTAACCACAAATACCAAAAAACAatatacatcatttttaaaatcatgaatTTAATGGGCATTTCTAATTCAAATCAAATTGCAGTTGGGTTGTTCTGATTTAGTAATATTAACTCAAacaatacagctaactaactaacacaataaaaaaacataatgcataaaaaaattatatttgaaatgtaaaaaaagggattatctgtttttgcaaataaactcttcaaatatgttccatatttgattacattttgtCTTACGAATACCTTAATTTTACACTACAactgttataaaaaatatactgcTTAAGGAGCAGAAACAATGTACAGAAAATGATAAAGTATGTGACTAATCAGTACCCGCCTGAGAACATACTATACGGAACCTGAGGTATTtataacaatgaaaaataagTATTATGTCTGTGCACCCAACCAGGTTCACTGTTCAGCTGAATTAAGAGAGGATGAAGGAAACAGGAACTTGCAAAGGTTATTTTCAGGGCAAACAACAgctttcctcttcctcttctaAAGGGCAGTATACTGAATGAGTCCAGATGTATATTAATCTTTTCATTAGTGTTGTCTGCACATCTTAACACATGAAAACATCGAGAAGCATCAAAGCGGAACAGTAATTGAATTCATGACAATTTTCTTTTATAGATGTCACGCCTCAACTCAACATGTAAAATGACACGtaagataaataaaatgtttttattaaatgatcttatttcttttcataataattaaaaatgcttttccCATCTCATGATTATGCATTCTGACGTATTAAAGAATATCATTTGCAGAGTCCTTCCTTTGCAGAAGGGAAACGATAACAATCTTTTTCAATTGTGTGGAAGATGAATTTGGATTAAGGCAAAGCATTGCACGTTACCATATTTACACTAAAGTGATGTGTTTCCCGAAAAGACAAAGCCTAAGTAGTCTAAAAAACTGTTAGGTTGCCTTAAAATATGGATAATAACAAGTTCCAGTGTCTTGATAATCCAAACACTTAGCCAAAAGCtatacattttagatttgcCTCCAGATTCTGAGCTTCATCTGTAAAGGCAACAAATAAGGTCATTTAGTCAGATATTTAAACAATTTGCAGCAATTTATAGAAATATTGGTGTATTCCTGACCTTTTTTGGCTATTTgagtgttaaagggacagtttaacCATAAATAacaatctttttattatttattcacacgcatattgttcaaaacctttgtatgtctgtttttacatttgaacacaaaagaagatattttaaaggcaatgtttttgtgtacacacaatggatgtcaattgaggacgatgttgtttggttaccagtgtttttcaaaatatcctcccttgtgttctgcagaagaacaaagacaggtttgtaatgacacgagggtgaataaattatgagagaattttcagttttggggaAACTATTCCTTTTAGCAAGGTTCAGGaatgctcatttaaaaaaaaaaaaaaaaaaagataccTAACAGTCAGAAACCAAAAAAGTCAGAAATATGGGTGGACTTTTTCATACTGGAGTTCACCGGGGGTTATATGCAAATGATCAGATCTCATGAGATATGGTTAAAAGGTTAAAAGGCATCTTTGGAACCCTAGGAAACAGTGTGTCATGAAGGTCACATTTCTTGCATAAGTCTTAAATAAAACCTGACTGTAACCTCACAGACTCAACAGCTCTCTCTGCTGATGATATtgtaaaagttaaaacacaagAAAGAAATACATAACATACGAGAAGAAATTACCAAAAATTACAGATGTTtatgctttcatttaaaaaaaaatattcgaAATTTGGTATGATGGAATTTGGTGATTTTAtatccatgcaatagaagtcaatggaatCCAGTGTTATTTGGCTAAAagagttcttcaaaatatcttcttttgtgttctgtagaataaaacaaagtcatatagtcatacaagtttgaaattaCGTTTTTATTGAATAATGCTCTTAAAGTCAAATCAAATAAGTAGATTTAAACACTGATTTTcaaaagttttacaaaaaactgCATTATAGTACACACAACATGATCAAAGATTGTTTTCTTCTATATCATGCATAGGAAAGGTCGCAAtagatgatgtttttttaagacttttactgCGTGTTCTAACACATATACATTCCTGAAATGACAGCCACCCGGGGACTACCTGCTTTTCCTTATTTAGTGTGTAAAATCAGGGAGCTCACCTGGTTCACAATGAGTGCACTGTGTTGCTTTCGTTACCTCATGATAGTTTCCTATTTTACATTGTTCCTAATTAGGGAATAATATGTTTGATTCTAccctgctttaaaaaaaacgtcaAAAGCTATGTAGTACATCCATCAgaacttacattacattacctTACAAAAGTCAAGCTGAATTACCTCCAGTCAACTCTAGCGGATTTGGTTGTATTTCCATATTAGGAGTCTACCTGTTGCTGTTGCCTAGCGTGAGGTGCATCCATCAGTCCATCCTATCAGAGTTTTGCATATGAGTGTCTGTGTTACCTGTCACTGTTTCCATATAGGGTCCTCTATCTGTTGGGCGGAGACTTAATGTATCAGTACACCAACTACTATAGAAGGATATTTAATAGTATCTCTATAGTAAGTATATGTATAGTTATTGTATAGTGTTTTTACTCACTGGTATGTTGTACAGTAAGGGATAAATGTTGGGTTTAAAAtagcaaagaaaaacaaaccgaACAATAATTGTGAGAAAGAGGGATATCACTcaaacactcactcactcatttcTCATTTCCGCTATAAGAGTCACATGACACAGCCATGGCGTTCCAAAGTACCATGTGACTCACTCAAAGATTACCTTATAAGGAGATTGGATGAaaatctcttaaaggggcacAACCTCTGAACAGTGTCTCTGTAAACAAGACACAACACAAAGGTtatctaataaaataataaaatcggGTGACATGACAGTTTGTGCTACTGTATGTTTTCTTCCATATACGGCTGTATAgagaaaatatatgtttatgtatcttatttgttcaaataaaaatgctgcTCAATctaataattgaattaaaagcaTGTATATACACAATTTACATAAATGTACTACTCAATTTACCTgttgaataattttgtttttcagagtGACCTGAAATATGCTTCATTCTACAAGCACACACAGGCTACCAACTGTGACTTCCTCTCAGATTTGTCACATTGTGCCGTAGTTGTAAGACTTGTCCTGTGTTGCttttcctcttcctctttttgTTTGAAACAACCTTATAAGGTCTTCAGTAATCTGCTGATGAAAGAAACACGATGGAAACCAAAACTGATCAAATACcataataaacactgtataGCACTACATATCAACACACCCCAACTCTCCACCAACAGTTGATACTCACACATTAACGTGAGAACATTGATTTGATAAATAATGTGGCAATGTGGTGGAACTCTGACTCATTAACCTCTATGACTAACATTATCTTGAACTTCAGGTATGGAATTAAGCTGTTGAAATCATGGTAGACTCATGTGGGCCATAAACAATCAAACTGTGTCTGTGTcaatgtgtgttttgggtcaagCCCACCCCAATGCATTGGATGTCATTGCAGTTAGAAGGATTAAACGCAAATGATGTTATCGCAACTTTAGGTTTACAGTTGACAATTAGAATCTAGACACAAATTTGAACATTGGAATGTTAAATAGctatttaacattttggttGTCTAGTTTTGGTTTTGGTTTCAGTGCTGTATTGATGAGATAAGACAAGAAATGCAGAGTGGTCAAACAGGCTTCTACATGTCCATGCATTCTAAAGGAAACACATACCGGGATTAGCACTGTTTTCGGCACTCAGGCACCACACAGACAGGATTATACCCATGGTAGCCATAGTTCCAGTATAATAAAGTATTCCTTAAAAAGGTGATTTAGAACATTCCTCATTCTGTTATTTTAGCCACAATATTTTGTAATCGTACAAACATTCAAGACTTCCATGTAATATTAAACAGTATTATACGCTTCTATAAAGTAAATGCAAAGTGTACTATAATTTACCCTAAACCATAAAGAGCATATATAGTCGTgtccaaaagtgatgtccaactttGGATAATTAACGTCTTTaccttacattttatttaaatatgttattaaaaatgtatgaaaaaccTTGCATTCATGTTGCATAGCTTTGCTTGGagtgtaaactgaagctcagctttgaaAAGAATTAAAGGTCAACGCTTTGACAAAGCTCACTTTTGCAAGGCAGCCAAGGCCTATGAGACTGGCTACAAAACATTTGTGGATCTTGCCAAATAATTGTGTCCAATACACATTTTGAAAgcttatgactttcttcatttTGTACAATGCTCTTCACGTTTTAAAGGTTTACTCTAACCTAAGGGGGCATTTAAAGCAGATACTGTACAAACGTGCCCCCCAGGCATAACTTTTAGCCGCTCCTGAATGCGGCTAGGAAGAGGATGTGTGAAACGTAATCGGTTATGACGTACTACGCAAAAGCCGGGTTCACCGGAAGTGCTCCACAGCAAGCCCAGTGCTAGCGAAGCGATGGTCGTGGCTTTTTTGTAATCCCTATCGTTTGAATCAAACcgattataacatttttatgccAGAAATAGTCAGTTTGGGAGTGGCAGTGTCAAGGACGACGATGCATAGGATTGACGTCAACCTGACACGAAATCGTGTTTCGCGTTCATTCCTGCACTGAGACGAGCATCCGTGTACAGAATGTCTTCTTTCATGGTTTAGCAAAATGCAAACGGGCCCAAATGATTGTGTACGAAATTGGCATGCGATTACACGCGAATCGTGCATTATCAACCATTACAAACGTTTTAATAATAACGTACGTAAACTGTCAGATCAGAATACCTTGAGACATTTTCTGTACTTGAAAAGAGCCACGCCCACATTACTAATCTAACCCAAAACgacaaaacagcaataaaataaatcatgaatgCACTGTCGAATCGAGTGTTTTTATTAAGTGGATCTTACTTAGTAATGTAGCATGTCAAATAACTTGACTGGTGGTCAGCTCTTATATTGGTGGCATTACTGTTCTGTCAGTATTATGTAGTTTAAATTTCATAACAAGCAGGTCAAATGATCGATtatagtaaatgttttaaagagttCATGTATGTGCCAGTGTGCCCATATGTTGTAAAAGGCAACATGTCGTCTCATACGTGTATCCTGCGATTGCTGTACCCCGATTACGAATGCTATGAAATGAATCTAATTCATTAATTACAGGCAGTTGTGTTAGTTGTTCAATAGTTACATTATATtcacattatattacattatattatattcgaTCATTCCGCACTCAAAAGCATAAGAACAATCCCGTAGCTGCCCCCAATtcccaaatatttaaaatatccttAGATTTAGCTATTTAAACATAAGAACAGATATAGTATTATGATACGC harbors:
- the fscn1b gene encoding fascin, with the translated sequence MAMSSEGLGEILVIRFGLINADNKYLTAETFGFKINASATSMKKKQVWTLAQSGDHGDSNAVFIKSHLGRYLATDKDGNVTADSEKPGPDCRFLVIAHDDGRWSMQSEPHSRYLGGTQDRISCFAQSISHAEKWNVHLAVHPQVNIYSIARKRYAHLSERNELSVDRDVPWGVDSLLTLVYLDHRYHLQTADNRFLACSGALVVKPDTSTGFTLEFRAGKVAFRDATGKYIAPTGPTGTMKSGRSARLGKDELFVLEQSHGQVVLTASNERNISTRQGVDLSANQDEESDQEVFQMEMDSQTKRCAFRSCSGKYWSLTPSGAIQCTASSKASNCFFDLEWKGSKVALKASNGKYLAAKKNGQLAAAVDTAGEHEEFVLKLINRPLIVLRGEHGFIGCRKQGTGTLDSNRSSYDVFQLENNNNAYSLRDSVGKYWTVEADGSVVSSSNTPVFFHFEFCDYNKVAIKTKDGKYLKGDHAGVLKASGQDIANATLWEY